From the Cohaesibacter sp. ES.047 genome, the window CAGATCTTCCGTCGTCAGGTCCCTGATCTGCGGCTCATTCAGCGAGGCAACAGTCGAAGGGTTCGAAGACGGCGCTGCCGGAGCATCGTCAAGCGTTCCGTGGTTGGCAATATCAGTCATAACATCCTCCTCCGGGGCCTCCTGCGGCTTGCCTCTTCACGCTGCCTCCAGAGGGGAATGCTGTCGTGACAGGCGCCGCATCCCGTTCGTTGTCATTGATGCAACGACCCTATCCTAACGGGAATTTGATGTGACACAATGTCGCAATTGGATTGAGGCAGCAAAAATATCCAAAGATACGCAAGGATGTGGGAAAGTGGCGATCAGATCCTAGACGTGCTGCCCGCCATTGATATGCACTTCGGCACCAGACACATAGGAGCTGGCGTCCGAGCAAAGATAAAAGATCGTGTCGGCGACTTCCGATGGCAGGCCGAGCCGGCGCATGGGAATGCCCTCCACGATCTTCTCGGTGCCAGGCGACAGGATCGATGTATCGATCTCTCCGGGCGCAATGGCATTGACGCGGATCTTGTGCGGACCGAAATCTGCCGCCATTTCCCGGCTCAGGGAAGCAAGGGCCGCCTTGGAGGTTGCGTAGGCGGTTCCGGCAAACGGGTGGACCCGCATCCCGGCAATCGAGGTGACATTGACGATCGACCCTTCTGCTGCCTTCAGTTCTTCGAACAGGCCGCGCGCCAGCATGATTGGAGCGAAGAAATTGACCTGAAAGACCTGACGCCAGATATGCATCGGCGTTTCAAGACTGTCCAGCCGATTGCCATCCTCGTTTTTCGGGCTGATGGCGGCATTGTTGACCAGCGCGTTTAGTTTTCCGCCTTCGGCGGCCAGCCGGTTGCGGATTTCTCCCACGGCGACGCCCAGACTATCAGGATCGGACAGATCAATCTGGATGTGGTCCGCTTCCCCCATCGGCCAGGGGCATTTGTCGGAAAAAGGATGTCGCGAACAACTGATCACACGCCACCCTTCCTGCGAAAAGCGTTTCACCGTG encodes:
- a CDS encoding SDR family NAD(P)-dependent oxidoreductase, whose product is MQNSERKTLVLTGASRGIGHATVKRFSQEGWRVISCSRHPFSDKCPWPMGEADHIQIDLSDPDSLGVAVGEIRNRLAAEGGKLNALVNNAAISPKNEDGNRLDSLETPMHIWRQVFQVNFFAPIMLARGLFEELKAAEGSIVNVTSIAGMRVHPFAGTAYATSKAALASLSREMAADFGPHKIRVNAIAPGEIDTSILSPGTEKIVEGIPMRRLGLPSEVADTIFYLCSDASSYVSGAEVHINGGQHV